The genomic stretch CGAACCACCTATTTCCTCTTACAAGAATTTCGGAAGCTTGAGACTCGTCGACAAAGCGTAAGAGATATTGTGTGTCCCCCAGTTGCAATATTTTCAGCCCGTCCTTGAAGTTTCATGCCCCTGCTGCCCAGTTCCTAACAGCCTCCGGAGAACCAACCCATTTGGAGAAAGACCCAATCAGACAAGATCTCAAGAAGCCCTTGCACATGAGAGTGTGCTCCTCAGATAGCGAGAAATGCGGCTCTTGCCCTACGTCAAGCTTTCGATGGCGTCTTCCCCCAAGTTCTAGGGTTGGCCAAGAGGCAACTTTGACGAAAGACATGTTTTCCAGTTTTGTAGATTCTAGAGAGAAGTAGGAGTTTCTCTGTAGAATCCATCATATTCTAGATGCGGCTGTCCCAAAAAAAGAGGTGAGAAATGACCGGAAAAACCTCAAAGGTTAGAAAAATCAATAGTCACAGTGGGTGGAAAACAGAACATAGGAAGGGAAGAGCTTTTCTGGTACTGAACAACGGAAACAGACGCCGGATTCTGGTGTTTAATGGCCGGAAAAAAGAAAAAGTCGTCGGATTTTGGTGAAACTGAGACGGGAAGGCTCGTAAAAGCCTCGAGAAGAGGATGTCagaagaaagaaaattgaaaaagtcATCGGAAGATGCCACACGCGCCGGCGCGTGGCTAGATCTCGCCGGAAAATCCGGCGCGTGAGATGTCAGATACCGGCGGACTTTACTGGGGTTTGGACGCGGGAAGCATATCTTGGTGGGGGTGGTGGAGTCTTAGGAAGAAGAAGAGGGTTGGGAAGTCCATCGAAAGCTTGACGTAGGAAGAAGAGTGTTGGAATTTGAAAACTTCTTCCAAAGGGCACATTAAATATGATATAAACTTAAATCTGATACTTTTTGCCTTTTTGTTCTATGCGTGAGGACTTCTAGAAAGTCTGAGCGAATCTAATCCCACTATTTGACAATGTACAAACTTAGGGATGTTTTAGGGTGGCTGAAATGATATGGTCGCCATGATTTTATTATTATGTGAGATAACTATATGCTCTCGCTGAAGAGGTTCTTACATAAATGTTGCTACTGAACTGAAGTTCAACTTTTGAATGATAGGGCCTTGGAATAGACAAAAATTTTATTATCCGTGCCGCTTCAAGGGTAAGCACAGATAATGTGTTTTTCTCTTCAAAGACATGAACCTTAAGTTGTCGTAATAATGTTTCTTATGCAATTAGATGCCACTGCTTCGGAAGGTAGCACTTGATGTCTGCGATGCAAAGGATGGTGACTTTGATCTTCCAGATGTAAGAATTCTGACCATTATGCTCTTATCAGGGGGGCCCGAtgaattttgtggcctaaagccaaactttacGAGGGGccttaaatttttaatttttgttattatttatttgaagtctatttttttagcttttcttagatacaaagttattaataattttcttataatcaataactcctaataagtatttcccaattgacaatatagctaatccatttaACCTTTCTTATGACATTGTTGTTATTAGGTaaaattttatcaattttaattttgaaaacatcTTTCCGCTGAAGCAACGGTAACATGAGTTATGAACATTATTTCATAAGTAATTTAGGCATTTGGAAaagaattaaatatttttatttgattaagtgtATCCCTTAAACTgctatcttctaattgtactattttccttaaaaaatttaattcagaaaataaatttAAACCATCAATAttgaattgattattatgctttaaggaacattcaagattaacgcaatattttttcaaatttccaacatcTAGTGATCTTAGTTTATATTgccaaatagaaaaccaaaaatattttcatatatttcgaattgttcaaatctattttgaagtggaagtaatcaactctaaaggactcttcgaaagattttgagattttattatcaacattcgcatcaaattgttacttcctatatatcacatatttcttacgaaattcgggttcgatattcatttcaagtgtAATTTCCTTGGTAGAAATCATAGCAGTTGCAAATTCTTCtctctatatttgttaaagaaagaaatcaaaaattTTCACTTTACTGAACTCTTTTTTAAACTTATATAGAGTCTATTGGGTATAACAAAAAATGAGGCCCCATATTTATGGGCCCTAAAGCGgttgctttacttgctttatggaagggCCACCCTCGGCTCTTATATTGCTCTAATGTACATATTCAGACCCCTTTCTTTCTCAAAATTATTTTTCCAATGTTAATCCTTTTTGCAGCCGCAATAGTTATATTACTCTTCAGCTTCTTGCATATTCATGACTAAAGTGGTTCAAATGAATCTTCTTTTCAGTGTCTAGACTCTAGAGTAGTGCTTGGTGTCATTATATTTATTCTATAACCTCATATTCTGGTATTGCTTCACATATATGATTGCAAGAAGTCCTTAGTAATCTGCATAGCCTCTATAATGGTGTCCTGATATTTGTATTTCTGGTTCAGTTTACTGACAGGCGTTTCTTAAGCATTGTGAAAATAGCAAGATGCAATTTAAAAAGGCGCACTTTAGATTCCATGAAATCTGGGCCTTGCACAACTCCAGTGCATGCAGAAACTTTGATATTGACATGGGACAGTGAGAAACTCTCGAGAACTGTTGTCAAGGAAAGATTATAGCAATTATAGTGAGGAATGTTAATGTGGCGTCTTGAGCGTATGCACATTTATTGGAATGAAGCAATGGTTAGCAAAGCAGTCAAGTCGTATTACTGGGCTCGTGGAGACTTCTGCCTGAAAATATTAGGAGTTTGAGCTCCTAATGCAATACTTGGTACTCTTGGTCTGTTGTAACctttttattaagttttaaagGTGCCTCAGTTTGGTTTAACACAGAACGCGGAAACACATTAGCACTTGTGAAACCAACATATTAGATTATTCCTGCAAGTCTGCAACCGGTCTCGCCTTAATATTTTGGGTTCCTTTTTCTtgtgtggggtgggggtgggggtgggggtgagGGTGAGGTTTAGTTTTACCCGCCATGCACAATGCATTTGACGATCTATGTATTGTTTCACGACATTACTTTTTCAGAGGATTGGTTAAGGAGGAAGACCTCTAAGTTTAAGGATATCACTTGTCCAATATTCTTTATTAAATTAACTTGTATGAGAAAGTAGGTTGACTTGTCTACATTTAACGTTCTTTTATTTATGGAATTTAATGGAAGAAGAAGAATAGGCGGGATGAGTTAGAAAATGCTGTTCTCACCATTGGCAAAAAAGATATAATCTCTACATCCCCAGAGTGTTTGCCCTTTACTTTAAATGGTTCATTTCTTTTGTTCAGAGTTTTCCCCCTTAGCTCGGTGCTCACCTTATATCCTCTTACGTTTCCCTTATTAGTTATCACTATGCTCCCTCCGGTCcactttaaataatttttttgctCTTTTCACACATTAAGAATTcatcttttagcattaattattaataaaattaaccatattaaccttaatttgctCATTGCTCTTTACTTCAAGGGCAACTTAGGAAAGAAAAAGTTAATTCCTtcttaatatttgaaaatattaaatattgtggaccacaaaaaaaatatcaaaaaaattaCTTAAAGTGGATCAGGGGAGTATTAAATTGCACACTATTCTTCCTATCATTCTTCCTTCCTTTACTATTTTTGGGCGTAAAAGAGAACTTTAGTACGAGGAATAAGGGATAATTAATTCCgaaattaaatttgagatgagtttattcCATGTTAGGATAGAAAAAAATCGTGGTATAACTAATCTCGGGATTAGTTATCCCGAGATTGTAGTATTTTTTATCCATGTAGGAGGGTGGGATAACTAATCCCGAAATAATTAATCATGGGATAACTTGTTTCTCAAACAAACGACCCAAGTGTCTTGGTATTATTTCTTCCAGTGCTTAGTTAAACTGAGCGCTTTTGTTGGAGTTTATACAGCATACGTTACAATTTGATATGGTATATACACCCATGCACGCACACTTACGTAGATGAGGAGTATTAATTAAGAAGTGGATTAAATTTTCAAACAATGTAAActgctattttaaaaaaaattgtactgTTGGTATATATTTGCCCCTGTATGAACTGGAGGGCCGTGGCCGTAATGATAAGATTGACTGCAGAAGAAACACCAAAATCAAAGAAACTAATTAGAGCGTCCatcctgatgaactgggttctaGGAGCAAAAGATTAGTGACATCGTAGGCTACCATCTGAGAATACCTTGGATACATATTACATATAAAGCATAAGCACTGGCTCCATATTATTAGTAGTCATCCATATCAATCATCGACACAGTACGAAAAAGAGGAATGATTATCTGCAGATCCACGTAAACATTTCATACAAATGGTATGTTACGTTCTTCCATGCTACAATACACCAAAAAACAAGAATTGGGTCTCCGATACTCCGTCAATCCCATTTTCTTTTGTTGAATAAAGCTCGGATATTTCCAAACTTATACATCCCTATTTCTATTTTAGACATCCCAAAATGTTTTAATGTAATTCAACTGCCAGACAGCTATCAAGCTTCAACATTCAAATTTAATATGCATGTTAGATAAACAACTTAGACTATGTCCAATCAAATTTATACGAGATGGACAGGTACACTTTTATGATTCGATATATAATGCAATGTAAAGTACATGAGAAACTCGTAAGCTGAACATGCCGCACTGCTAGAAAACTATGTACAAAAGGAAATGCAAATGAATCTGAAAAGAATGTTATCACCATATCTATACTTCTTCAATAGTCCGCTAAGAACCATCCAAGTGCAATTCTCTTCTTTGtacagttaaacaattaacaaaaactgTTTGATTATTGATTGTTTTGTAGGAAATGGATGGCAGCTGAATTTTAGACGAGATTTCACAACTGGAGAATCAATGGAATCAGCCTGTTATTAAATTCATTGGAATCTTTACTTTGGATGATTCCCTAACATGGAAGGCGGAGAAGAATGGAATCTTCTCTGTCAAGAGCTGTTACAGCATGCTgcagaaaagagtgataattggGAAGTGGAGTGGCCATGGAAGATGCTTTGGTCGTTGAGCAACAGCAGAAGCTAATGTGTTGTCAAAAGTATATATCACCTGGACCTGGTTAATGACTTTTTGAAAGTGACAGCAAGACAAGAATCAACATCCAAACTACAAGCAAAAAAGTACCATATTCTCTCATAATAAAGTATTCAATTTTCTACTCAGTTTGCAACTAGTGTCAACAGTAAATGTCGAAATCGAGACTTGTACTTCAAGATAATGTCTATCCCAGGCTTCCATCATTTTTACTGGAGATGCTAAGCTTGACCAAATCATTAGCGGTGAGCATGATTTAATCTCAAGACTTTTAGATCAAAATGCCTAGGACATAAGACCACTAAAATCCTATCATTCTTTAATTTCCATTTTCCAGATGAAATAGTTCGAAATTATAAGCTCTTACCCTTTTCAAAAGAATCCTGCACTCCATAGACCCTCAACTTGAAGCCAAATATATCATCCATTCAAAGGACAGTTCACCACTCTAAGTTATTCTAATCATTACCAATTGCAGGTCCTCATGAGACACCACCAAAACATAGAATAACCAACAAACTCCATcacagagaaaaaaaaaaggtgtTTCTGGTCCTCCTTCCCCAAAAGAACCTAGAAAGTATGGAAATTGAACAATCATATAGCAATAATAACTATATGTATCAGAAAAAATTACTTAAGTTCTTTTGTAGAAGAGAGTTTAGAACTACTCTTATCTAGTTTCTTACTTTTGATTGTTGCCACGCATATCTAGTTATCCATTTGAATGTTAAACTTTTGGCCTACAGTGATAGTGACAAACAAGCAATAGTTTGGATCTTGTACTTGTTTACTTCATCAGTGCTTAGTGGAGATGATTGGTTGGCAACAGCTAGATAATTGTAATTGTGGCAATGTCAAGATGTGGACGAAAAGTATCTGACAGAGATAAACTAAATAAAATGGAAGGTTTTAGGTGATGAGGCTCCCGGTCCAAAAATTAGGAAATGAGCCAGACCTTGAGGTGCATGAAAACCTAAATTGATTTCTCCTATTGAAAGACTAAAAATAAAACTACTtcaagaatgtgtattgattaaaAATATATTTCATGTTTTATTCTCTACGTGTAACAAAGTCATTATAAATCTAGTGATTTTCTCTAAAAGAGTACATTCTTTTGATAAGTCTAAACTAACCTATGTATTTTTTTCATAATGTGGTTTAAAAACCACACAAGAATGTATTCTATAAGGAGTCGCACAGTAGTTTTTCCCCAGCCAAAGTTACTGGCCTTGGACCAATGCGTGTGATCCCATGTCACAGCAAATCCATGTAGACATTTCATATAAACGGTATTTACATCACTCCATGCTCCAATATACTAAAAACAAGAGTTGTAGTCACAAATGTCCCTCTATTCCACTTTATATGACATTCTTCCTATTATGGACGTTCCAAGAATTTTAACACCATTCAATTTCTCTAAAACTTTCACTATTCTACTGTTGCTTTAGCATTTTCTTCCACTCTCACTAAATAAGTCAAACATCTTTGAACTCGGTGATTATAGTGATAACCCAAAAATACCATCAGATGGAATAACTTCAACAATTTCATATACAATGCAAAGTTCTTGAGGAAGTCCTAAACCTAACATGCCCCATGCTAGAAAATAAGAccacaaaaatatacaaaatgtATCAAACAGAATGTTGATCACTATACCTATACCTTCTTAAATCATGCACTGTTTGAGTTCTAATACTGCAGTTTAAAATATTCCTCGAAAGAAGAAAGAGTCGGAACCTCTTACTACTCATTTTTTAGAGAGTGAAAGCAAACTAATCATCGGTCCCAATGCCATAGAAACTTGCAATGACttcaaaaagaaatgaaaattgtGGATATCAGTTTCAGGGTAAAATCCCTTAAGTATGATTATACTTCAGTAACAAAATGATACAATCAATAAACCAAAATCTAACACCCACGCCAAAATGTAGTGTCAAGATCTATTGCCAGGGATATAGCACATTGACAGATTATTCACAAGTAAACCAACCTTGAAAACCATATTGACCTTCAGTCTGCTGTGAACAAGACTGCAAGTGATTCTGACATCCATTACAATGCATAAGGCGATGATGCTCTAGAAGCCATATTAGCAACTTGAGCCTGCATCTGAGCAGCCCTAACCTTTGATGCAGTGGCGCGATGAAAGAATTGCTCGCGTGACAACGACCTAACGTTCCTCAAGTACTGATCAAAAGGTACTGTCCCGTCCTGTATAGCTTTGTCCAACGAATAAATCACATCCTCAATCGCCAAATCAGATGCCGTGCAATCCAGCATCTGCTTGGAAAGATGATCGCACGGCTCAAACGCTGTATCCACATCCACATTCCCTAAATTTGTCATTTTCGCCTCGTTTTCTCTCAGCCATCCCTCTAATACATCACTATTCATCAGAACCATCTGTAATTGCTGCTCTAAACCCTCCTTCTCGTCCTgcatttcctttaaaccttcaTTCAATCGCTCCTCCCGCTGCCTCAACACTCCTTGAGCATTAAACAACCCCTCCATATCAGCCTCCCGTGCTTCCCTCAACCCTAATATATCACTATGCAGCCTAACAACAAGCTTATCTATGGCATTCCTCTTATAAACCTCTGATGGATCGTCCATTATCCTCCCCGTACTACCACTCCCATAAGGTGATTGTGGAAATGCCCGAGGAGGTATCGCAGGCCGAATTACACCACCCGGCCCAACCGGCGAATTATTATTCGAAAAACTCGTACTGGGTGGAGGATGAGGGCTCGGGCTagggctagggttagggtttggacGACGCTGGGCATAAAGCGGAGGATCACGGCCAAAGAAATGACTCAAATTACGAGCCAATTCGACGAGATTAGAGCTAGGGTAAATCCAATTCTGCAAATAAGGGATCGACACAACCCCGGACGGATTCACAAACTGATGCGGGCGCTTGATGATCATGTCACGCGTGGGATTCACGAACACCAAAGGCGAGTGACGAGGGTAAGATTCCATAAGCCAAATAATAACGGGGATGTTGTACGTGACGTCTTGATAAACCATCGGGACGGTGCCGTCGGCTTGTAAGAGATTAACTGTGCGGCCGTCGTTGTGAGTGAAAGTTGCGGTTTTAGGCTGAAGTGAAGGATAAGTTTCGATGAGCGACAACAGGTGCTGCCGGATTAGCCATTTGACGTCTTCGGTGTACGGAAGTGCGGAAGGGCCGCGCTGTGAGAGAACGCTACTGAGGAATTGTTGAGTGTATTGGGCGGAATTCGGTGGCGGCATCATCGGAGATAGAGGGTTTTGAGGTGAAAAGTGGATCTGTTGAGGGATTTaagagagaagagaagaagagaaaaggtTGCTTCCAGAGAAGGTGTACCGCGTACGGTGCGTCGAAGGAGATTTGAGGGAATTACGGGGAAATTTAACGGAGGAGTAAGGGGGAGGAGAAACGAAGAGGTCACATATATGTAGTTGATTCCCTATTAAGAAATGGTTAATACACTACTATCTTTGGTTGTCATGCAAAATAATACTATATTCAACATATATCTCCTTCATACAACCGTTTTGAGATGTAGAATCAGCTAGCCATGATTGCATCAAAATAGGTTGCCTGCATCGCATTTTTGGGGTGCGGTTGTTCCTCAAACCCTATATGAATGCAGAATGCTTCGTGCACTCGGCATGTCTTTCATACACTTATTTATCACTATATATGATTATATCTTATATAGTTTCACTTTAATTTTAACTCTTCAGGTTGAGCAGCCGTAAAAAGAACATGAAGTGCAAATTTAGTAGTGTAACTCACATGGACGAGGGGGAGGTGAGGCtggattctcaagtcatccccaatcggggtagtttcaagtacttTGGGCCATTAATCCAAGGTGACAGGGAGGTTGATGAGGATGTCACACCATATTGgagtaggatggatgaagtggaggcttgCCTCCGGTGTCTTGTGTGATAAGATGTGCCATCAAGACTTAAAGGTAAATTCTACAGAGTGGTGATTAGACCGGCTATGTTGTATGAGGCGAAATGTTGGTCGGTAAAGAATTCCCATTTTCAGAAGTTGAAGGTAGCGGAAacgaggatgttgagatggatgtgttgGTATACTAAGAAAGACAAGATCAAGAATAAGGTTATTTGGGATAAGGTAGGAGTGGCTCCTGTGGAGGATAAGCTTCGGAAAGTGAGGTTGTGATTGTACGGACATGTGAGGAGGAGATGCGTGGAGGCAtcagtaaggaggtgtgagaggttgtaCATGAGGGGTCTAGAGAAGGGTGGAgggaggcctaagaagtatttgGATGAGGTGAATAGGCATGATATGATGTTGACATGATGATTGATAGGAAGTTATGAAGGTCGGAGATTAGGATAAAAGGTTAGTTGGTAATATAACGTACTTCCCATTCTTTCCGACAGCTTTAGCATGACGCTAGTTGTGGCCTTTCTTTGCATATTATTACCTGATATTGCTTTTGGTTCTTTTGTTTACCTATAGCTGTTGCTTGTATATATAAAAGCAATATAGCTTTCCTTTACTATTGATAACTACGCATACCAAAGCCGAGGTTTTTCCGAAAACAATCTTTCTATCTGCTCAAGATAGAGATAAAGTTTCCCAAGCTCCACTTATGAGAATATACTGGGTATATTTTtgctattgttattgttgttctaAGGTTAAATTCAAATATTTACCCTATTTATTTCTGGCTTTAGTCAAAAAAAATTATTCCAGAACATTTACCATTCttggaaaacaaaaaataattaattatatttttcaaatgaACTTTACCATTCCAAAAGACATGtctatctatctatatagaaTAACAAAAGCAAAATTATGCTAGGCTGCCAAGTGGAATACCCACAATTTTAACACATATCAAAAATTAGGACAACTCTTTAAGATTATTGGAGTTTCAAATTCAAACTACAAATCAGAAAAATAAACTTAAATTTACCAAATTTCAAAAACTTGCAATCCTCCCACGATTGAGTTTTGCAGTTATTCTATTCATTTAAAGGATTATTACACTTGCCTATTAAAAATAGAATTCCTCCCCTTTTTTGATTGgcttttataaataaaaaaaaatcctcaCACGTTCTTCGTTGGTTGTTTTTTAATCAACAACTACCTATTAAAATCTGCaattagttttttattaataacagTGAGAAAATAAGGAGGAAAGCAGCCAGGATTTATCCCACAACTGATCGTGCTCCCAAACGTGGGCTTCCAACCTAAACTCCCTATTTTATATATACCTCCATAGCTGATTGATTTACGCGCTTTATATTTTCAAATCCTTTTCAACTTCCAATTTTATCTACCCAGTATACCAGTTTGATTAAAATTGCTTTGCAACTATGGCTACACAACTTCATGATATCAAACAAATTTCAGGTAACTCGATGCAAATGGAATCTCAAAGTTAGAGTTGTTCGAATGTAGATAATCCCGGATCGATTTAAGCCGAAAATATCTTTTTCAATTGAATTGGTTTTATAGCATTCGAAGGTAACATGTTATTTTTGCCTCATTCTTTTACTTACTTTATGCATATTAGTGAATATTGAAAGCATGTACCAGGGCTACAAATCTGATTAGTTATAAAAAATCAGTTGAAAGTCACATCACACACAACCAAATCAATCCGAGAACAAACATCACTACAACAACATAGACAATTACCAAAGAATAAGCCTTTCCCTTATTCGTACAGTACTTGCATTCTATATGAAAGTTCTTTCTTCTGGATTAGTCAACTGTCTAAGAAGCTGCTTTAAATATTAACTTTATGTATCTCTAACGCATCATTGTACATTTTTCTGTAATAATATTTCACTGAGTCGTGTATGTTTGAAACGAAGCTTCTTAGGCCCTTCAATATAATGAATTTGCTTTACATATAGATTTAGCATTAACTTACCATTTGTTGCTGCAACTCTTTAGAATATCAAAAAAGTATCTTCAATTTACTTTTGCTAGATTTGTTTGTTACTTCCGGTAATAATATTCTGCATATCTGCATGTGGAAGGGACAAGAATCAAGATGTACATAGGAAGAAATAACCCTAATAATGTCTCTACTGGGATTTGAACCTGACACTTCATTGACCAATACGCTACACTCTTGGGTGTTGTGGTAATAAATAAAATTGGTGGAATTTATATTGCATGAGAAGAGGCTAATGATATTTAAATTCTGACTCCTTTACTCTGTCAATTTTGTCGAATAGATATGGAGGTAAAGTTACTTTGGTTTCTCTGGTGATTGGTGTTGCAAGAGCTACTATAATGTTATTTATATATTATATCCATATTATTTTCAATAGTTTAGGAACAATTAATGTTTTTATATTCACTCTTATATTCCATGAACTTGCATAGTGTTCAGGCAGTCCAATAAAGTATCAAGGTATCTAAAATTAGATTAATTTCATGGCAGACCACTAATTATCTGCTATCGTTGAGCCATACTTTCTGTTTTGATAGGAAAGATACAATAAGTTTATAAAATTTATTCTTATGTTTTATTTgtgattatattttttattttaattttatcatttacagGGAGGTTTGATTATCAATGATTCTCCCAATGACAACTCTATTGTAAACGTTACTCGATGGTCTAGAGCTATTATTTGGGTTTTCCAACATAACAGTAAGTTTTTGCAGCTTGGGctatgatcacgcccaactatgcatTATAAAAAGGATACGTGgacattgcaaatataatctgagtatttcgcCCAGaatcgaacccacaaggaattaacctaccaattactcttatcagacttactaaattctacgtaatcaacttcccaaacgttttgaataacaattgaggatatttTTACTAACTATGACGAACTACAATTATGTAAGTAaggactaactatgattaagttgtaaacaattaagagaaggatctaaggtggtgatttccctattgatggaatccttTCCGGTTATATTTCACATAGATTCACCTAatcgtctctatcaatcatgagcactcttattaccgtaaatctctcccgagtaatcacgataatttactagacgcactttTCCGAGTTACGTtggctggctttgtttattacagctcactttagattgcacccaaggcttcgttatccctaatcccgcatttaaacccgcagttatagatctctcttatactttaggagtgatgttgttcaacaactacctaaatatgcactctctcccgagttatgcacactaaataggcacagctaattgaggatcctatcaattaactacaacaagaacatagttgaacaaatagagattaaaccagacaaactatattaacataacaagaagttcatccttcaataggttccatcaaaaccctagactaaatatttagctactcataatcgtgtTCATAATTTC from Nicotiana sylvestris chromosome 12, ASM39365v2, whole genome shotgun sequence encodes the following:
- the LOC104217367 gene encoding protein ELC-like; amino-acid sequence: MMPPPNSAQYTQQFLSSVLSQRGPSALPYTEDVKWLIRQHLLSLIETYPSLQPKTATFTHNDGRTVNLLQADGTVPMVYQDVTYNIPVIIWLMESYPRHSPLVFVNPTRDMIIKRPHQFVNPSGVVSIPYLQNWIYPSSNLVELARNLSHFFGRDPPLYAQRRPNPNPSPSPSPHPPPSTSFSNNNSPVGPGGVIRPAIPPRAFPQSPYGSGSTGRIMDDPSEVYKRNAIDKLVVRLHSDILGLREAREADMEGLFNAQGVLRQREERLNEGLKEMQDEKEGLEQQLQMVLMNSDVLEGWLRENEAKMTNLGNVDVDTAFEPCDHLSKQMLDCTASDLAIEDVIYSLDKAIQDGTVPFDQYLRNVRSLSREQFFHRATASKVRAAQMQAQVANMASRASSPYAL